From one Luteipulveratus mongoliensis genomic stretch:
- the tpiA gene encoding triose-phosphate isomerase has translation MAKDTAKPARTPLMAGNWKMNLDHLQAAHLLQKLDWTLRDGRHDFGAVEVAVLPPFTDLRTVQTLIDGDKLKIRLGAQDLSVHASGAYTGEVSGAFLAKLGCTYVVVGHSERRQYHHETDDVVKLKVQAAYQHGLTPILCVGEPLEVRQAGNQVEHTIGQLDAALDRLEAEQASSVVVAYEPVWAIGTGEVATPDDAQEVCAAIRARLAELYSAGLAKGVRVLYGGSVKAGNVAAIMAQTDVDGALVGGASIDPVEFSSICRYRSHHGADAS, from the coding sequence ATGGCCAAGGACACCGCAAAGCCGGCGCGTACCCCGCTGATGGCGGGCAACTGGAAGATGAACCTCGATCATCTCCAGGCAGCGCACCTGCTCCAAAAGCTCGACTGGACCCTGCGTGACGGACGGCACGACTTCGGTGCCGTCGAGGTGGCGGTGCTGCCGCCGTTCACCGACCTGCGCACCGTGCAGACGCTGATCGACGGCGACAAGCTCAAGATCCGGCTCGGGGCGCAGGACCTCTCGGTGCACGCCAGCGGCGCCTACACCGGTGAGGTGTCCGGTGCCTTCCTCGCCAAGCTCGGCTGCACCTATGTCGTGGTCGGGCACAGCGAGCGCCGGCAGTACCACCACGAGACCGACGACGTCGTCAAGCTGAAGGTGCAGGCCGCCTACCAGCACGGGCTCACGCCGATCTTGTGTGTCGGTGAGCCACTCGAGGTGCGTCAGGCCGGCAACCAGGTCGAGCACACCATCGGCCAGTTGGATGCTGCGCTGGATAGGCTCGAGGCGGAGCAGGCGAGCAGTGTCGTCGTCGCGTACGAGCCGGTCTGGGCGATCGGCACGGGTGAGGTCGCGACGCCGGACGACGCGCAGGAAGTGTGCGCGGCCATCCGAGCGCGCCTGGCCGAGCTCTACTCGGCCGGCCTGGCGAAGGGCGTACGCGTCCTCTACGGCGGCAGCGTCAAGGCGGGCAACGTGGCCGCGATCATGGCGCAGACCGACGTGGATGGTGCGCTGGTCGGTGGCGCGTCCATCGACCCGGTCGAGTTCTCCTCCATCTGTCGCTATCGAAGCCACCACGGCGCCGACGCGAGCTGA
- a CDS encoding RNA polymerase-binding protein RbpA: MAGGNAIRGSRVGAGPMGEAERGEAAPRVVVSYWCSNGHETRPSFAEEPSLSVPEQWDCPRCGFPAGQDQENPPAPPRVEPYKTHLAYVKERRSDEEGAVILDEALESLRSRGLIR; this comes from the coding sequence GTGGCCGGTGGTAACGCGATTCGCGGCAGCCGTGTCGGTGCAGGCCCCATGGGCGAAGCCGAGCGTGGCGAGGCCGCACCGCGCGTCGTCGTCTCGTACTGGTGCTCCAACGGGCACGAGACACGACCTAGTTTTGCCGAGGAGCCAAGCCTCAGCGTCCCGGAGCAGTGGGACTGCCCCCGCTGTGGTTTCCCGGCCGGCCAGGATCAGGAGAACCCTCCTGCACCTCCGCGCGTCGAGCCCTACAAGACGCACCTGGCTTATGTGAAGGAGCGTCGCAGCGACGAGGAGGGCGCCGTCATTCTCGACGAGGCCCTGGAGTCACTGCGGTCGCGCGGCCTGATCCGCTAG
- the pgl gene encoding 6-phosphogluconolactonase: MSGDEFGAPEIVRRPDKATLSAQIAGRLVDRILTAQRDRGVAHVVLTGGSMGSASLEALGASGRADEIDWSAVEIWWGDERFVPFGDGERNEVQARQALLDRLPLDPARVHPMAASDEGVTTEDGAARYADQLATAAGDGETVPAFDVLMLGVGPDAHVASLFPGHPALDIDATAAVAIHDSPKPPPDRISMTYPTLNAAREVWLMVAGADKADAVARALGGADRHQAPAAGVHGTDATVWWLDDAAAAQLT; this comes from the coding sequence ATGAGCGGTGATGAGTTCGGCGCACCGGAGATCGTCCGGCGCCCGGACAAGGCGACGCTGTCCGCTCAGATCGCCGGCCGGCTTGTCGACCGGATCCTGACCGCGCAGCGCGACCGAGGTGTCGCCCATGTCGTCCTCACCGGCGGCTCGATGGGTTCCGCGAGTCTCGAGGCGCTCGGAGCCAGCGGTCGTGCCGACGAGATCGACTGGTCAGCAGTCGAGATCTGGTGGGGTGACGAACGATTCGTCCCGTTCGGCGACGGTGAACGCAACGAGGTCCAGGCCAGGCAGGCGCTGCTGGACCGCCTGCCTCTGGACCCCGCACGGGTGCACCCGATGGCGGCCAGCGACGAGGGTGTCACCACTGAGGACGGCGCGGCACGCTATGCCGACCAGCTCGCCACGGCGGCCGGTGACGGCGAGACCGTGCCGGCGTTCGACGTGCTCATGCTCGGTGTGGGGCCCGACGCCCATGTGGCGTCGCTGTTCCCTGGCCATCCGGCCCTCGACATCGACGCGACGGCCGCCGTCGCGATCCACGACTCCCCCAAGCCGCCGCCGGACCGGATCTCCATGACCTATCCCACGCTCAACGCCGCACGAGAGGTCTGGCTCATGGTGGCCGGGGCCGACAAGGCCGACGCGGTGGCCAGGGCTCTCGGCGGTGCCGACCGGCACCAGGCTCCGGCAGCCGGCGTACACGGCACGGATGCGACGGTGTGGTGGCTCGATGACGCGGCAGCTGCCCAGCTGACCTGA
- the secG gene encoding preprotein translocase subunit SecG — translation MDAVRVALQVVLIVSGLFLVMLILMHKGKGGGLSDMFGGGVSSSLGGSSIAERNLNRITVGVGVLWFATIVGLGLVERFA, via the coding sequence GTGGACGCGGTGCGTGTTGCCCTCCAGGTTGTGCTGATCGTCAGCGGTCTCTTCCTGGTCATGCTGATCCTCATGCACAAGGGCAAGGGCGGTGGCCTCTCCGACATGTTCGGTGGTGGCGTGTCCAGCAGCCTTGGTGGTTCGTCGATCGCCGAGCGCAACCTCAACCGGATCACGGTGGGTGTCGGAGTGCTCTGGTTCGCCACGATCGTGGGCCTCGGCCTCGTCGAGCGCTTCGCCTGA
- a CDS encoding glucose-6-phosphate dehydrogenase assembly protein OpcA, with protein MIVDLPSATTQDVSKKLVRLRNQTGAMTLGRVLTLVIVVDEADADAALDAASEATRQHPSRIIALVLGNKRGANRLDAQIRLGGDAGASEIVVLRLYGALTNHGRSVVTPLLLPDSPIVLWWPSTSPDDVAKSPIGAIAQRRITDAATSTSPRKTLQRRASNYADGDTDLAWTRLTRWRGLLTAALDQAPYESVTEATVTGASDSPSTDLLAAWLAVRLRCKVRRARTRPGGGMSSVRLERASGPIDLVRTEGSIATLTQPGQPVRRINLARISNAQALAEELRRLDADEVYEESLVKGLKLVGTTSVTASEAVADGEAPSVAAARKAGDKAQREGRKLTGNAMVEAAPSATKDAPTVKKAARRKLAAKTSGATTKKSTARATTPKKSTARATTPKKKS; from the coding sequence GTGATCGTCGACCTGCCCAGCGCCACGACGCAGGACGTCAGCAAGAAGCTCGTCCGGCTCCGCAACCAGACTGGTGCGATGACCCTCGGCCGGGTCCTCACCCTCGTCATCGTGGTGGACGAGGCCGACGCCGACGCCGCGCTCGACGCAGCCAGTGAAGCGACCCGTCAGCACCCCAGCCGCATCATCGCGCTCGTCCTGGGCAACAAGCGGGGCGCCAACCGCCTAGACGCCCAGATCCGGCTCGGCGGTGATGCCGGCGCGAGCGAGATCGTGGTGCTGCGCCTTTACGGCGCGCTCACCAACCACGGGCGCAGCGTCGTCACGCCGCTTCTGCTGCCGGACTCGCCGATTGTGCTGTGGTGGCCCTCGACCAGCCCGGACGACGTCGCGAAGTCGCCGATCGGCGCGATCGCCCAGCGGCGTATCACCGACGCGGCGACGAGCACGAGCCCACGCAAGACGCTGCAGCGTCGGGCGTCGAACTACGCCGATGGCGACACCGACCTCGCGTGGACGCGTCTGACCCGATGGCGCGGCCTGCTGACCGCCGCCCTGGACCAGGCTCCGTACGAGTCGGTGACGGAAGCCACCGTGACCGGTGCGTCGGACTCGCCCAGCACCGACCTGCTCGCCGCGTGGTTGGCCGTTCGGTTGCGCTGCAAGGTTCGTCGCGCTCGGACCCGCCCGGGAGGCGGCATGTCGAGTGTGCGTCTCGAGCGCGCCAGCGGACCCATCGACCTGGTGCGCACCGAGGGCAGCATCGCCACCCTCACCCAGCCCGGTCAGCCGGTCCGGCGGATCAACCTTGCCCGGATCAGCAACGCCCAGGCACTGGCCGAGGAGCTGCGACGGCTCGATGCCGACGAGGTCTACGAGGAGTCGCTGGTCAAGGGCCTCAAGCTGGTCGGTACGACATCGGTCACCGCCTCCGAGGCCGTCGCTGACGGGGAAGCACCGTCGGTGGCCGCCGCGCGGAAGGCCGGCGACAAGGCGCAGCGCGAGGGTCGCAAGCTGACCGGCAACGCCATGGTCGAGGCCGCCCCGTCCGCCACGAAGGATGCTCCGACCGTCAAGAAGGCCGCGCGTCGCAAGCTCGCGGCCAAGACGTCCGGGGCGACGACCAAGAAGTCCACCGCCCGGGCGACCACGCCCAAGAAGTCCACCGCCCGGGCGACCACGCCCAAGAAGAAGTCATGA
- the zwf gene encoding glucose-6-phosphate dehydrogenase has protein sequence MSPARVARGVNPLRQVEDKRLPRIAGPCGMVLFGVTGDLARKKLMPAIYDLSNRGLLPPGFSLVGFARRDWEDQDFGKIVYEAVREHARTPFREEVWRNLAEGFRFVPGTFDDPAAFDLLAETVKELDESRGTGGNHAFYLSIPPAFFSVVCEQLERSGLSKPGPGQWRRVVIEKPFGHDLKSARELNAIVESVFPADSVFRIDHYLGKETVQNILALRFANQLFEPVWNSHYVDHVQITMAEDIGIAGRAGYYDGIGAARDVIQNHLLQLMALTAMEQPNSFEASDLRTEKEKVLAAVRLPKDLAKSSARGQYAAGWQGSEKVIGYLDEDGISPRSSTETYAALKLEVHTRRWAGVPFYLRTGKRLGKRVTEIAVVFKRAPHLPFTDTATEELGQNAIVIRVQPDEGITMRFGSKVPGAGSMEVRDVTMDFGYGSAFTESSPEAYERLILDVLLGDPPLFPRHEEVELSWQILDPVEKFWSRNGRPLPYDSGGWGPDNADEMMRRDGRTWRMP, from the coding sequence GTGAGCCCAGCCCGCGTCGCTCGCGGGGTCAACCCGCTCCGACAGGTCGAGGACAAGCGACTGCCCCGCATCGCCGGCCCGTGCGGCATGGTGCTGTTCGGCGTCACCGGAGACCTCGCGCGCAAGAAGCTCATGCCGGCGATCTACGACCTGTCCAACCGGGGGCTGCTGCCGCCGGGCTTCTCACTCGTCGGGTTCGCACGGCGTGACTGGGAGGACCAGGACTTCGGCAAGATCGTCTACGAGGCGGTGCGCGAGCACGCCCGTACGCCATTCCGCGAGGAGGTGTGGCGCAACCTGGCCGAGGGATTCCGTTTCGTACCAGGCACATTCGACGACCCGGCCGCCTTCGACCTGCTGGCGGAGACCGTCAAGGAGCTCGACGAGTCACGCGGCACCGGCGGCAACCACGCGTTCTACCTGTCCATCCCGCCCGCGTTCTTCTCGGTCGTGTGCGAGCAGCTCGAACGCAGCGGACTGTCCAAGCCCGGGCCCGGCCAGTGGCGCCGGGTGGTCATCGAGAAGCCGTTCGGACACGACCTCAAGAGCGCCCGCGAGCTCAACGCGATCGTCGAGAGCGTCTTTCCTGCCGACTCGGTCTTCCGGATCGATCACTACCTCGGCAAGGAGACCGTCCAGAACATCTTGGCGCTGCGCTTTGCCAACCAGCTGTTCGAGCCGGTCTGGAACTCCCACTACGTCGACCACGTGCAGATCACGATGGCCGAGGACATCGGCATCGCCGGTCGCGCCGGCTACTACGACGGCATCGGCGCCGCGCGCGACGTGATCCAGAACCACCTGCTCCAGCTCATGGCGCTGACCGCCATGGAGCAGCCCAACTCCTTCGAGGCCTCAGATCTGCGGACCGAGAAGGAGAAGGTGCTCGCCGCCGTACGACTGCCGAAGGATCTGGCCAAGTCCAGCGCCCGAGGGCAGTACGCCGCAGGCTGGCAGGGCAGCGAGAAGGTCATCGGCTACCTCGATGAGGACGGCATCAGCCCGCGCTCCTCCACCGAGACGTACGCCGCCCTCAAGCTCGAGGTGCACACTCGCCGGTGGGCAGGGGTGCCGTTCTACCTGCGTACGGGCAAGCGGCTCGGCAAACGCGTCACCGAGATCGCGGTGGTGTTCAAACGCGCGCCGCACCTGCCGTTCACCGACACCGCGACCGAAGAACTCGGTCAGAACGCCATCGTGATCCGCGTCCAGCCGGACGAAGGCATCACGATGCGGTTCGGCTCCAAGGTGCCAGGCGCGGGGTCGATGGAGGTGCGGGACGTGACGATGGACTTCGGCTACGGCAGCGCCTTCACCGAGTCGAGCCCGGAGGCCTACGAGCGCCTCATTCTCGATGTGCTGCTCGGCGACCCGCCGCTGTTCCCGCGGCACGAAGAGGTCGAGCTGTCGTGGCAGATCCTCGACCCGGTCGAGAAGTTCTGGTCACGCAACGGTCGACCACTCCCCTATGACTCCGGCGGGTGGGGCCCGGACAACGCCGACGAGATGATGCGCCGCGACGGCCGGACCTGGAGGATGCCTTGA